In Papaver somniferum cultivar HN1 chromosome 9, ASM357369v1, whole genome shotgun sequence, the genomic stretch AGAATTATACACAAGATAAAATCAGCCACCATTTAAGAGTTGAAGgaacaaaagagaagaagaaggaaattgctAGCAGGGTTCCTTGTACAATTTCAAATGGAGAATTATTACGATCAAAGTCAATTAATAATTGATAGTTGTTGGTAGGGACGGACCTATGAGAGGATTAATCGGGGCTTCAGCCCCGGTCGTCCTCCCGGTCCACAAGCCTAATTTTTCTATTTTAGCCGAATTTTTGGTTAATCATGTGTATTAGCCCGGGTCTAAAATGAAAAATCCGTCATTCTGAATCCGTCCCTGGTTGTTGGTGTTCGATCAGAAACATTAAGTAGAAATAAAATTTGTTAATGGTCGACATTACAAATCATTCTCCCAGCTATGATTTCAAAAGAAACAGATACGGGGATTCGAAAGTAATCAAAAAAGGCAAACAGTGTTTCTCATATACAACAACAAGCAGATTCTTTGTTTGTGGTTGCAGACAGATCAACACGCAAAAAAagaaggggattttaataaagtgccacactttcaatttcatgtttaagaaagtgccaccgtttttttcagaatttatttagtgccacacatttgaccttttccatccagttTTTTTCCAAGCAAAAGTTTACATccgttagtgcataggtggcagtAGTTCAGCTTAGAAAAAGACATTTACATCCTTGAAACATCTCACTACAGTTCATGTCTTCTTTGGGTCATTTCATCGAACAAATAAACCGTGTTGTGTTCATCTAGAAGCAACAacatcatttgattcatttgcacTTCACAACAGATTCTAGTGTCAAAAGCGAAAAAAAAAGTGCATTTCCATTCACATAGATTTCTACAAGTACAAATAAGCAATCACACTAACATAAAAAACGATGCGCCTAAACTTACATTTTACTTATTATGTACTTAAAATCACCACTAAGCAGATTtcagaacaaaaaaagaaaacacaaaactcaaaacatagcTAGGATACTTGGCAGTATCATCAGTTTCGGTTCCATACCTCCAGGTCCTCCACCAAAACTACCTCCACCACTAAGAATGCCTCTGTCTGTTCCGAaactctcttcttcatctctttcatAACCACGCTCATCAGTTCCTAATCTTTTAGTTACTTCTGCTGAATCAGTTACTTTATCCATATTCAGCTGCTGCTCATCTACTTGCAAATTCAGCTGTAACTCACTTCCCTTAGCAACAATCACTAGCACCATCTCATCTTGTATGATTCACCATTGCAACTGCATCTTCTCCAATCTCTAATTCAACTCAATCCTATAGCAACAACATTCATATCTGTTTGTCTTTCTCTGCAACCATCACCTTCAGCTCAGCTCAACACATCAGCTCTCCACATTAACATAGCCTCAACATCAATTCCTATCAACTCAGACATCCTAAGATTATCAAGGTCAACAATATCATCCATTTAATTCTTCAATTCAAAATTAATACAATAATTACCTAAACTCTATAACTCATCACAGTAACAGaaattcaattcaattgattgaagAAAATTACCTCAGACCCAAACTCTAACCTCTTACAATTAACCAATCTTCACTGCTAGCTCGGTTCGGCTTCAACCAACACCAAATAGCCATCCCAAATCCTTCCCTGAGTTCTTCTCATGAAACCCTATATTTTCACTgcaaacagagattcaatcaataAATCCTTCTCCCTTCCTCGTAACAGTAAAAACCCATTATCAATTGATCGATTTTGTGATCAATTTCTCACAAACCTAAAATTCTCTTCAGTCAAAATAGAACCCTCACCAATTCATAACTCCACAATTCCATCTCCTTCATCATTCATGCAGTTCACTAACTAATTCCCTTTATTCAAATCCAGAAACCTTAACTAAGTCTTTGATTTACTTTTCGCCTGAGTTTGAAATGAAACCATTATTGAGAAAATCAAACCCTACTTTCAATTTCAAACTCCGAAGAAAAATAATGAAAGGAAAATTTCAATCTCAATTTCAAATCCTGATGGAAACCCATTAGTCAGATATgattagaaaacaaaaaacccaTTAATTCGACCAAAATCAAAGCCTAATTTCAATTTTAACACAATCTGCAGACCCTAATAGGTTCGATCTACATCAGCAACTCCATCCTCTTCATCCCATGCTCAAACAATCACAACAGCATCACCGACAATCAACTCTTAACGTTTCTCTTAAGTTTCTGATATcataatcacaaaatcttctcacggaaacacgagaagagaagaaaaagggaaagaggaagaagaaagaactaaCGGGGAAAGATGGTGAACCCATGATTAGTATAATAGGGTTTTCAAGGGCAAATATATAAATCGCGACAGATTATTTTGACCGAGTCAGCGAAAAAGACCAAGTGTGTGGGTCCTGACGGAAAAACTAATAGTTGTGTCATTTAATAAACTATGagaaaaacggtggcattttcttgaatcgggatttgcaagtgtggcattTAGAAAAGGATTTTCTTATTTTAACGCCGAGGACTGTAGTAGTACGTGAACGTGTAGGCACTGCATGTGGGAGTGGGTCGTCTTTTGTAACCCATTTCATCTGGAGTTTGACTGTGCAAATTCATTTTATATCcttggataaaaaaaaattcattttataCTGCTGCGTGGAGGAGATAATTGTGTTATTTACTTCTCCTATTCTGATTATTATGACCATGTGCGAAATGGTCCAAGGGGACGGGAATTGTCAGTGGAAAAATTAAAATTGGAGTAAGGCTCAGttttatgggctagatatctagctgttAGATTGGACATCCACGACAGtatgggcaacctcctaagtcttaTGGAATGGCTAATCTAGCAACTAGTTTAGCAGCGGGACTACCATATAACGTTGAACCGTTCGGCGTTCAGTGCTGAACGGTTCaacgctttaaatctcagccgttagatcggaaaattttctcccagcgttgaatgattcagcgtttagaccactttttgagcgctgaacggttcagcatTTCAATCTCGTtgatagttgaactgcgagcagttggtaggagagagaactatcaactagcAGTGTAAAAaattttcccacacttttttcatgatttgcaacactttttggccaatctagcccataggggttaggcttagtcctatgggctagatatctagctgctagattggccatccacgtcagcatgggCAACTTCCTAAGTCAtatgggatggctaatctagcagctagattagcagcggGACCACCATATAACGCCGAACCGTTCGGCGCTCAGTGCTGAACGGTTCGGCGCTTTAAATCTCAGTCGTTAGATCATAAAATTTTCTCCCagcgctgaatggttcggcgtttatgtcactttttgagcgccgaacggttcagcgtttcaatctcgctgatagttggactgcgagcaccTGCTAGgtgagagaactatcaactatcactgttaacttttttccaacacttttttttgatttgcaacattttttggccaatctagcattCCAATCTAGCCTACAGGGGTTAGCCTATTTAACTCAGAATTAGCCCATAAGGGTAGAATCATTTAACTCATAATTAGCATTTATGTTTGAAAGTAGGGTATATGCAACGTGTCAAGAAAAGAAGGAAATGGATGTAGGGTAAAGTGTACAACTCCTGGAATAGAGATGATCTGCACCGTTTCTTCATAAAACAGTATAAATGCAAGGTCTGGGTAGTTCTTTTCTCTCATCTCACTCTCTGTGTCTAAACCTCGTTCTCATACACTGAtaattcaaaaaagaaaagaaagaatgtCGGTCTCAAATCTTCTTTTCTTATTATCagtcttcacattcttcagtgTTCAAGCATTTTCAGCTCAGTTTCTTGATGGTAACTCTTCAAACTCTGTTAGTTTCTGTACTTCCAATCTCAGTTACAGTGTCCTTGTCTGCAATTTGTAGTGTACTTGTAATATTTAGTTGGACTATTCCATAATGCTGTTTCTATTGAACTGGATTTTGTTTACATTTCAGTCCTGTTTTTAGTGATTTGCTCTGTTTTAGCGAGTTTTGGGTTTTGCATAAGCTAGTAAAGATCTCTCCTTTGTTTTGATCTCCAGGATATGAGTTACTTCCTTCCTTTCCTTTTAACATTTTGGTGCTGCTTTCATtttccttttaatttttttttgtctctcaAGGACACAGTGCAATTGAGTTCATTTATCTACTAGTCCTAGATGTTATAGAATGCGCTTCTTTAGATTTGATGTATTCAAAAGTTTATAACCTTGATTTTTCGAATTGATTTATGGTTTTCAGTAGAAATAGTGTAGATTTAATGATTTTCTAGGTTGCTTATATGAACTCTTTAGTTTTATTTGTTTAGGTCAAATGCTCATTGTGTATTTCTTTGAATAATCTTCAGGATTTCTACCAAATGGCAACTTTGAAGAACAGCCAAAACCAATCAACATTAAGAAAACAGTACTCAAAGGGAAATTCGCACTACCCAAATGGGAAATCAATGGGACAGTTGAGTACATCCATGGTGGACCACAACCCGGTGGAATGTATTTTGCAGTAGCCCATGGTGTTCATGCTGTAAGACTTGGAAATGATGCTtcaatttcccaaacaattccagTTAAGAAAGGGTCTCTTTACGCCCTTACATTCGGCGCTTCAAGAACTTGTGCTCAAGAGGAAGTTTTAAGAGTATCAGTTCCTCCTGCCCGAGGAGATTTGCCTCTACAAACACTATACAGCAGTGATGGAGGTGACACTTATGCTTGGGGTTTTAGGGCTACTTCTAATTCTGCCAAGGTGATCTTCCATAATCCAGGTGTTCAAGAGGATCCTGCTTGTGGTCCACTTTTGGATGCAGTTGCCATCAAAGAACTCTTCCCCCCTATGCCCACCAGAGGTAAATTACTTCACTTAACTATAGACTATGCTTGCATTTTTAAAAGTTTTCAAAATGTTTTAGAGTCAAATATTTTGTATGAACAACTGCAGTTAGGATCGACGGCTAAGAGATATGTCTCACTAGCTTAACATATAGATTTGTATAGGTTGCTTAAACGCCTATAAGCTACAACTGACATCGTTAGCACTTAGCACCAAATGGAAGAAAATTTGAGGTTTCAAGCTTATGAAATCAGTACACTTTTCGTGTAGCTCTTCCTTGTGACCTTTTCGTATTATCTGAACAATATGAAGTGGCTTAAGGCTATGGAGTAGGGGATGATTTGAACACCCCTGGATCTGACTAGGGCAAATCATGGCAAAAGAACATCTGTTTTTTAACTAACTAAAACTTGATCCCAGACTTTGTTTGATACAATATGGCTCTCTTGCTATCCATATATTGGTGAAGTTGGATATATGTCTGCAACTGTTCAGATATCAAGGATCTGCAGTTACGAGAACTAATATTTGTGGTAGTAACACATGTTCTATAGATTTTTCACATTTCCATCTCGAGATGTAGCCATCGGTCTGATTTATTTACCTCTTAGTAGCTTTGTCCGAAGAAATTACTGAATAACTGTTTTCACACATTTTCTTTCATTTCCAAACCTGACAGTCACTGCATTACCGCTACTTACATtatgaagaacatagtgaaagAGAACAAATTGGAAAAGAAAGCTAACTCTACCCTGACATATTAACAAGTACCTCATATATTCTTGAAAATTTTATAAAGGGAGCACAGCACTTGTGTGGCAGTGTTCTAATATGATAAAGTTACTTTAATGCATTTTTGCCACTTTTTAAGATACACATATCAGTGTATTAATAAGGCTCAACTTTTATTGCAGTTAACATGGTTAAGAATGGTGGTTTCGAGGAGGGACCTCATCGTTTCAAGAACTCCACTAATGGTGTTCTCCTCCCACCCAAGCAAGAAGATGCTGCATCTCCTCTTCCTGGTTGGATAATCGAATCACTAAAAGCTGTTAAGTTCATAGATTCTCTGCACTTCAAGGTCCCTTCAGGTTTTGCAGCAGTTGAACTGGTTGCAGGGAGAGAAAGCGCCATTGCTCAAATTCTAAGAACAATTCCAGGCAAATCGTACCAGCTTAGTTTCACAATTGGAGATGCTAAAAATGGGTGTCATGGATCCATGGTAGTAGAAGCATTTGCAGCAAAAGACAAATTCAAAATTCCGTTCGAGTCTACTGGCAAGGGAGGATTTAAAACTGCTACTTTCAAGTTCAAAGCCACGGCAGCAAGAACAAGATTAACTTTTTACAGTTCATTTTATCACACTAGGATAGATGATTTTGGATCTCTCTGTGGtcctgttgttgatgaagttaaggTATTACCTCTCCGTGTTTAGAATCAAAATCCTATACAGCGAGTCAAGTGGATATTGATGTTTTGGCAATGGCCATTTCGATTCGGTATTTGTAAAGTTGCCGCCTGTTGCATGTGAGTCTAGTTAGGTGTTCTAAAAATACTTAAGTGTTGTTTTGTGTTACGACTATCATTATCACTATTTAGTCGCCATCAGTGCCCAAAACAATTTATGTTCTATCTTGTatttaagaaagaaaaagaaatgaatCAATGATTATGCTCAAATTCCACTTGGGATTAATATTTTTACTTGAGTACGAGATTTCATCTCTTTTCTTGTTAACATATTTTATTGATCTCTATTGTGTATTGGTCATCTTTTAGACATCCCTTAGATCTGTTTTAGACGCAGAAGAACCAACTGCTGGAGAATGAGATGGCGAGAAAGAGTCGGTGCTGGAGGATAAAGAAGTATTGGAGAAGCTCGAAGTAGAATTTGATGGAGCTGGTGCTACAGGACCAGGAGATGGAGGTAAAACAGAAGGTGTGACTAATGGCAAAACAAACCAAGTAGGTAAAAGAGATGTGGTTTCTGGAGGAGCACAAGGATTGGTAATAGAAAAAGGGAAAGAAGACTCATCAAAAAGAACATGTCGAGAGATAAAGACACGTTTACTATTCAAATCAAAACACTTATAACCCTTGTGTTGGTCAGAGTAACCAATGAAAACACACGGTTTCGTTTTGTACtccattttgtttttgttgtatgGTACCAGATGAGGGTAACATAAAcaaccaaaaacacaaaaaaaattgtAGTTAGGCTGCTGATTATACAACTTAAAAAATGGTGAATAACCACCCAGAACAGGAGTGGGCATACGATTAATGAGGTAAACTGCTGTTGCAAAAGCCTCTGGCCAATAAGGCTTAGGCATATGGCTGTGATGAAGAAGAGCCATGCCCGTTTCAACTATGTGACGAATTTTGCGCTCAGACACACCATTTTGCTGTGGAGTGTGAGGGCAacaaaattgatgtaaaacaccATGAGAAGCAAAAAAGTCACGCAAAGCATGAGAAATAtattctccaccaccatcactctgAAAATTTTTCAGAGTTGTTGAAAAACGATTCTCAGTTTGAGCCTTAAAAATCTTAACACAGTTGAAAACTTGCGTTTTATTATGCAAAAAATATATCCATGTATATTTGGAAAAATCATCCACAATAAGAAGAAAATATCGAAATCCAGAATTAGAGATAACTGGAGAAGGACCCCATAAGTCACTATGAACCTTAAAAAGTATACTATCACTCACTGAATTTGATAAAGAAAAAGGGAGCCTATGATGCTTAGCACAAGCACAACTATTACATAAAGTGTGATGTATTATTGAAGGTACTGAAACTAACTTCTGAGAAGCTAAGCTGGAGAGACTTCGATTGTGTAGATGACCAAGACGCATATGCCACAACTGAGAAGAGGAAAGGGTTGCAACATGACTGTGAGCAGCAACTGAAGGAGAAGGTGTGTTAGAAGTGATAGGACGAATGGAGTACATACCACCATTACTGGGTCCGCTGAGTAGGAGTTTCCTCGTTTGTCGATCCTTAATAGAAAAACTGAATCGATCAAAACACACAGAAACATTATAATCTCGAGTTAACTGTGaaacataaataagattttttgcAATCAACGGCACATGGAAAACTCGATTCAATAGATGGAACTATGTGGTGTTGTGATTAAAGCATTGCCAGTAGAGTAATGGGCAGAAGATTACCATTACCAACCATAACATGTTTGGAACCAGAGTATGCAGTCAACGCAGTAAGCAGGTTGGGATCAGCCGTCATGTGATTTGTAGCACTCGTATCATCATACCAATGTTGATCAAAAGGCGTAGCTTGGAGTTGCATTGCAACAAACGAATGAGGAAGATCACGAGCCTGAAAAGAGTGATTGAATCTGTTGGAGCATGTCAAAGCCGTATGACTTCTGGAATCACAAATCTGACAAGGTGGTGGTTTGCTGCCAGGAAAGCTTGATGGAGGAGCACCAAGGATGGATTGAGTTTGTCGTGTAGACTGGTTTCCAAAGGAGTAAAAGTGAGTACCACGTCCACGACCACCATTGCCACGCATCCACCACGATTACCACGAAAAGAACCATTGTTACCTCCACGACCTCCTCTGTAGGAGGTATTTCCACGTCCTTAGTTGTTGTAAAACCGAGAGGATGAGAAGTTtgaggaagaaggagaagaagagaaagtgGAACCATAGAAAGCTGTTGAAGGAATAGGATCTGGTGTGGGTTGATTATATTGAGTAAGACGAATTTCATGATTGAGAAGCAACAGCTTCAACTCAGAGAAGGAAGGAAGAGAAGAACGAGTTTCAATTGCAGTTGAAAAAGCTTGATAATCAGGCCCTAAACCTCGAACGGTATTGAGCACAAGTTCAACATCGCTTAAGGGATAAGATGAGGTTAAAAGAGAGTCTCTAATGGAAGTTATTTTGGCAAGGTATGCAGAGATGGAAAGATTTTCTCTTTGAAGTGTTTGCAGCTGGTGACGAAGTTGAATAGAACGAGCAACAGTTGGAGCTGCATAAGTATTGGCTAAGTATTTCCAGAGTTCACGAGCATAGGTAAAATCAGGGATATCAACAAAAACTGATTGAGTTAGGGTAGCTTGAAGCCAGCTAAGGAGATACGTATCAATTTGAAACCAGGAAGCATAATCAGGGTTTGGAAGAGGTTCTTCAGCAGATGAACCAGGAAGAAAAAGAGACGGAGAATTAACGTCAGGATCCACATGACTATAGATATCATGGGAGCATAGGATTGGAAGTACTTGACGACGCCATTGAatgtaattggtttcatcaagttTTAAGGAGATGTAAGAATTTTTAAGCTTGAGAGGAGAAGTGGTTGTAGACACAGAAGAAGATATGACTGAAGAAGTAGTAGATGAATCTGTAGACAtggttgttagagaattgcttggttgaacccactagcgttggtatgtcaagctagttgtcaaatttagtttccaaaacgcattcttgatttagtatactaaatatagtttcggactagattaggtctaagaagagatattcttgaaggatgaagactgaagattacaagaagacatcaacaaggacttcatcaacaaaggtatgtggtgataGATTTCATTTGAAttattgttcaattctacctttctaatctatcgaaacaaatgctcactctatggaacaattcctatgacggttaatatacatttatgtatatatacttgaggttatttgagccacgacttttgtgacaataacctttatccttggaaaggttctcatgttatagtgaatgggcttacgaattcaacgagccaagaatcactcaattccgagttataacgataaagttatgagtgatttattaaagtaacaattataagtgttgttgtaattgttacagttcgttagtaggaaacaatccatggattgtttgtaacggttcacggactcaggcccaattacgtgactagaagtcctttttagtcaaattggtgatgtttccttatctaggcaagttggctattaatccaaacatatttgatttccatattaaagtgtttgtgattccttcctaagttaaaatgtgatttattcacataaatacaatatttgtttTGTAGTGATAAAGGTGAGAATAAAGAAAGAGGAAGAGTTTCTTATTGCTCATTAGTTAGGGTTACATGGAACAAtgtcctttatatacatgtagaAGGAAGACCCTAGATATCTCGATGGACCGCACATCTATGGGCCgtaagccctacaacactcccccttgtgcggtccaatagaacttcataAGCAGTGCTTCAAATTtagtgcttcgaatgtagttcttcaaatgtcttcctctccttgatgacttttTCCGAAATCgtttgcctcattaaaactttgataaggaaaaacccagtggaatAAAATCTTGGGACAACTCTTCAGAtgcagtacttcacatgttgtcttgtattttacatgtagttcatcacatgcaatacgatcctcaaagatcgacgagtctaagttaattgcctcgttaaaacttcgtcaggaaaaacccagagggacaaaacctgaactaaagaaaaagagtacaatattaagtaaagttagaacatagttggatgtgtatacgttgcctcattaaaaacttgagaaggaaaacccagtgggaaaaaaccttgacgaagggaaaagagtacaacgtggaagatgcaagtaaaggtgatctgttgcagatgatcaatTTGCTTTGTTGAAGTTGAGTAGTTGCTttacaactcctaaggcagaaaatcctcgtgggaaagacaatagccttagctgggaaattacattcccggtgtttgttgttgtctcattgaaAACCTTACCGGGTAACAAAACCTTGTGGGGAAAGTAAccccggtgaaggaaaatagttcaacacaccattagatgctccccctgatgtcagacaattttcgttagtttaatgcagtcaaaaggagtttctcacactttactttggtgacttgagcGTTTATaaaaccatgttgttgattctggaagttacgttgcatAACAGACTATcgcatttcatttctttgattcagatattttcagtaatatcaacacgatatttatgtcttcaatgttcaacatacttgatgttttagtgttgtgtcgctaaaaaccttgtcgagtaacaaaaccctttgggaaaaactattatcgatcgaagggaaaaagagtacaatacaacttcaatttcgaagtaaaatatgtcgacatcatatccttggatcctccccctgatgtcggcatctccccctgattactttcagagttgttacagacagttcctttagtcatgtatttttcgaaactgaatattggtaatgacttagaaaataatctaccatatctccctctgattactttcgttagagaagagattattgttccttcataatcaacaacttttggattgcactttcattagcgttccttttaatgtctttgtaagGATAAAACAAACTTATGTCAATGGTtaattttaagtacatgattacattcactataccattccagtGACGTTGCATTggcgcggagctatatctagctaacaaattccttgaggatgtaaaatttaatcgagtacattattatagtaagtacaacaatgcgtctattgtacttacatatgggaatttcatttcccaacacatcttcgtcatattcttttggacgaaatggttacttacttacatttgaacctcgactaatcatgggagtgctatcaggatgcatgtctttgttaaatttcctgacaactttagacatatgcaaactggtggaataatatatcacaagctcagtattcgatctagctttccctagattttttttttcatctcaaattcagatttaaatagcttttaaggtctcttattacatcaagagtacacatcatgtctgtaccatcaatatgcaaggaaaaataacttacttgtttatcccctccaaatcaaatagtcacttagacgggtataccatatccgcctgattgcttgaatctataagtgagcgttctatctaactgtaaacgcactctgtggtttagagtcatttgatttgggcaacaaaagtctatcaagtacttttgtaaatatcttctgtctcttgattctttcagagatacgtaacaaccacatacatatgctgcatttcaagtcgttttgaaattaccaagctaactaaatatcggaactct encodes the following:
- the LOC113310617 gene encoding uncharacterized protein LOC113310617, with product MSVSNLLFLLSVFTFFSVQAFSAQFLDGFLPNGNFEEQPKPINIKKTVLKGKFALPKWEINGTVEYIHGGPQPGGMYFAVAHGVHAVRLGNDASISQTIPVKKGSLYALTFGASRTCAQEEVLRVSVPPARGDLPLQTLYSSDGGDTYAWGFRATSNSAKVIFHNPGVQEDPACGPLLDAVAIKELFPPMPTRVNMVKNGGFEEGPHRFKNSTNGVLLPPKQEDAASPLPGWIIESLKAVKFIDSLHFKVPSGFAAVELVAGRESAIAQILRTIPGKSYQLSFTIGDAKNGCHGSMVVEAFAAKDKFKIPFESTGKGGFKTATFKFKATAARTRLTFYSSFYHTRIDDFGSLCGPVVDEVKVLPLRV
- the LOC113312194 gene encoding uncharacterized protein LOC113312194, producing MSTDSSTTSSVISSSVSTTTSPLKLKNSYISLKLDETNYIQWRRQVLPILCSHDIYSHVDPDVNSPSLFLPGSSAEEPLPNPDYASWFQIDTYLLSWLQATLTQSVFVDIPDFTYARELWKYLANTYAAPTVARSIQLRHQLQTLQRENLSISAYLAKITSIRDSLLTSSYPLSDVELVLNTVRGLGPDYQAFSTAIETRSSLPSFSELKLLLLNHEIRLTQYNQPTPDPIPSTAFYGSTFSSSPSSSNFSSSRFYNN